From the genome of Candidatus Methylomirabilis sp., one region includes:
- the rplU gene encoding 50S ribosomal protein L21: protein MYAIIESGGKQCRVSPGALVTLERIEGEAGKQVELSKVLLVADGDQVKVGAPYVQGATVTSEIVRQGRGPKIVVFKFKRRKRYRRTQGHRQAQTTLRITEIRG, encoded by the coding sequence GTGTACGCAATTATCGAGTCGGGAGGCAAGCAGTGCCGCGTCAGCCCTGGCGCCCTAGTAACGCTCGAACGGATCGAAGGCGAAGCCGGAAAGCAGGTGGAGCTTTCAAAGGTGCTGCTGGTGGCCGATGGGGACCAGGTGAAGGTCGGTGCTCCTTACGTGCAGGGCGCCACAGTCACGAGCGAGATCGTTCGACAGGGGCGTGGGCCCAAGATCGTTGTGTTCAAATTTAAACGGCGAAAGCGGTATCGGCGTACGCAAGGACACCGTCAGGCGCAGACTACTTTGCGGATTACAGAAATCAGGGGTTAG
- the rpmA gene encoding 50S ribosomal protein L27: MAHKKGMGSSRNGRDSQSQRLGMKAAAGQTVPAGSILMRQRGTRFKPGKNVGIGSDDTLFAKVSGVVTVEHRGGQGRFLSITTV; the protein is encoded by the coding sequence ATGGCACATAAAAAAGGGATGGGGAGTTCCCGGAACGGCCGGGATAGCCAAAGTCAGCGACTCGGCATGAAGGCTGCTGCAGGGCAGACCGTACCGGCCGGCAGCATTCTGATGCGCCAGCGCGGCACCCGCTTCAAGCCGGGCAAGAATGTTGGGATCGGCTCTGATGATACGCTGTTTGCCAAGGTGTCCGGGGTCGTAACTGTCGAGCACCGTGGGGGACAAGGCCGCTTCCTCAGCATTACGACGGTCTGA
- the obgE gene encoding GTPase ObgE, translating into MIFVDEARIRVKAGDGGRGCISFRREAHVPRGGPDGGDGGDGGSVYLVASRSYRTLSDQKFHRYSCAKDGAHGRGKRMHGRRGADLIIPVPLGTVVVDGDTGELLADLVEDGQQVLVAKGGKGGRGNSHFATPVIQAPRIAEPGQQGLERWLHLTLKLLAEVGLIGLPNAGKSALLCRISAANSKVAEYPFTTLTPHLGTVEIDPLGAFVVADIPGLIEGASSGAGLGIRFLRHIERTRLLVHVIDISDTARDPREALAVVEEELRTFNPELLKRPRVIAANKIDLPHDTHLPMLHALCTERTLPLFPMSAVTGEGVERFVGYLADQVRKDSKRQVSMECRVP; encoded by the coding sequence TTGATATTCGTCGATGAGGCCCGCATCCGGGTCAAGGCGGGGGATGGTGGTCGGGGCTGTATCAGCTTCCGGCGAGAGGCGCATGTCCCGAGAGGTGGCCCGGACGGCGGCGACGGCGGCGACGGCGGGAGCGTATATCTTGTTGCCAGTCGTTCGTACCGAACCCTCAGCGACCAGAAATTTCACCGGTACTCTTGCGCCAAAGACGGAGCGCACGGACGCGGCAAGAGGATGCATGGTCGGCGGGGCGCTGACCTGATTATCCCGGTCCCACTTGGGACAGTCGTCGTAGATGGCGACACAGGGGAGCTTCTGGCTGATCTGGTTGAGGACGGACAGCAGGTGCTGGTCGCCAAGGGAGGGAAAGGCGGCCGGGGCAATTCCCACTTTGCTACCCCAGTCATACAGGCCCCTCGCATCGCAGAGCCCGGGCAACAGGGGCTGGAACGATGGCTTCACCTCACCTTGAAACTGCTTGCCGAGGTCGGCTTGATTGGCCTTCCCAATGCGGGAAAATCTGCGCTTCTCTGCCGCATCTCTGCCGCCAATTCGAAGGTGGCAGAGTACCCCTTTACGACGCTGACCCCACACTTGGGAACCGTCGAGATCGATCCGCTGGGCGCCTTCGTGGTGGCGGACATCCCTGGCCTGATCGAGGGAGCATCCTCAGGCGCAGGCCTCGGAATCCGTTTTCTGCGACATATCGAGCGAACCCGCCTGTTAGTACATGTCATTGATATCTCCGACACTGCAAGGGATCCTCGGGAAGCGCTGGCGGTGGTTGAGGAAGAACTCCGAACCTTCAATCCCGAGCTGTTGAAGCGCCCCCGCGTCATTGCCGCCAATAAGATCGATCTTCCACATGACACCCATCTCCCCATGCTCCACGCCCTCTGCACAGAACGGACTCTCCCCCTGTTCCCGATGTCGGCCGTCACCGGTGAGGGGGTCGAGCGATTCGTCGGGTACCTGGCCGATCAGGTCCGGAAGGATTCCAAGCGTCAGGTGTCGATGGAGTGTCGAGTTCCATGA
- the proB gene encoding glutamate 5-kinase: MSRAERSSPDARSTPSAGLRTGLREAKRLVVKVGSAVLSKGDIALHQATLERICRELVWLRKEGYQVVLVSSGAILAGMGRLGLTERPGSIPLKQAAAAVGQSLLMRRYEEAFAPYGQKLGQLLLTQEDFRSRHRYLNARNTLFALLHLGVLPVINENDTVAVEEIRFGDNDHLSALVATLLGADLLVILTDLDGLFTADPRKDPNAKLVHEVPRRSTGLHFWADESGTGLGTGGMVTKVKAARAAAAAGVPTIIANGLVEGILERIIQGEAVGTIFQASASRMRSRKRWLAFATERRGRITVDVGAKEALVRHGKSLLSSGVVSVDGEFEGGDVVSLCDIDGVEFARGVASYDAAQVEQIKGIRSNQIEDALGVKSFDEVVHRDNLVILEG, translated from the coding sequence ATGAGTCGCGCAGAAAGATCATCGCCGGACGCTCGATCCACTCCTTCGGCAGGGCTCAGGACAGGCTTGCGGGAGGCAAAACGGTTGGTCGTGAAGGTTGGCTCCGCCGTTCTGTCCAAGGGCGATATCGCCTTGCACCAGGCGACACTGGAGCGGATCTGTCGTGAGCTTGTCTGGCTTCGGAAGGAGGGGTACCAGGTGGTGCTGGTCTCCTCGGGCGCCATTCTGGCTGGGATGGGTCGGCTTGGGCTGACCGAGCGGCCAGGGAGCATCCCATTGAAACAAGCCGCTGCCGCCGTCGGCCAGAGCCTGCTTATGCGCCGCTACGAGGAGGCCTTCGCGCCGTATGGCCAGAAGCTGGGGCAACTCCTCCTGACCCAAGAGGACTTTCGTTCGCGACATCGGTACCTCAATGCGCGCAACACCTTATTTGCGCTGCTTCACTTGGGGGTACTCCCTGTCATCAATGAGAACGATACGGTCGCAGTGGAGGAGATCAGGTTCGGGGATAATGACCATCTTTCGGCGCTCGTGGCGACACTGCTCGGGGCGGACCTGCTGGTCATTCTGACCGACCTGGACGGGCTGTTTACGGCTGATCCGAGGAAAGATCCCAACGCGAAGCTCGTCCATGAGGTGCCTCGACGGTCTACGGGGCTCCACTTTTGGGCCGATGAGTCGGGGACCGGGCTCGGCACGGGCGGAATGGTCACAAAGGTCAAGGCGGCGCGCGCGGCAGCGGCCGCCGGCGTCCCTACCATCATCGCGAACGGTCTTGTGGAGGGGATCCTGGAGCGGATCATCCAGGGCGAGGCGGTCGGCACCATCTTTCAGGCGTCTGCGTCACGGATGCGGAGTCGAAAGCGTTGGCTGGCTTTTGCGACGGAGCGTAGGGGGCGGATTACCGTGGATGTCGGGGCCAAGGAAGCGCTCGTTCGTCACGGCAAGAGCCTTCTATCCTCTGGAGTTGTCTCAGTAGATGGCGAATTCGAGGGGGGCGATGTAGTCAGTCTCTGTGACATCGACGGCGTAGAATTCGCGAGGGGTGTGGCGAGCTATGACGCTGCACAGGTGGAACAGATCAAGGGTATCAGGAGCAACCAAATCGAGGATGCGCTTGGCGTCAAGTCATTCGATGAGGTGGTGCACCGGGATAACCTGGTGATCCTGGAGGGATGA